AACCATtgctatgattttttttttgttgattgtgaggtcaacagaaaaaataagtagcatagtcaaatatttgttgtataatcgggtcaaaacgacctgaaaacTGTTGTATTCACTTAAGCTGCTGAAGCGCCGGAGTAGAGTGAGCGGCTGGCCTCAACCACCAGATCATTCTGACACCACCATACTCCCTTGTTTTAGCGTTTCTCATATCCCCCAGTTTCTCACACATCAAATATTTCATCCAGTACCAACTTACTAATTTATTCATAGTTTTTGCTCGCGGGAACTTTTTTCCATATCCTTTTCCATTCCACGGTCCATTTAGTTCAGTTCCTCTTAACAGTGTATAGCGGTGATCGTTGATGGATTGGACGACGTAGTCATGAATGTACTCCTCATCATATGTGCCGCCTTTACATAGCGGTTTCACCGGAGTATTACCTGAAATGAACGATGGAAATGAAAGGTGTAGATTAAGTGAGATTCCACTAGTACTAACCAACGTCTTGAGGCAGAGTAGTGGGAAGAACTAGTGCCTGAAATATCTGATTTGTACCGATAAAATGAGGCACTATAGAGAAACCGACAACTCTACCCCAACTGCTATGGAAAAGATGATGAGCATGACTGAATGTGAATGACGATGGCACTCCTCATTTATAGAGATCGGATATGAGATCCGAGTGTGAAAATTGATTGCTCGCACATATGGTCTTTTATGAATTAATATTTACCTTTAGCATTTGCGTCAACGATTTTGGTCTATATCTTGAATAGTCCGCATGCGCtccattgtgttttttttcttctgtgcgggtgaaaaattcgaaaaacgcTGACTTCTATGTAGCATCGGCTTTCCATTGTTTGATCGAACGATGCATTCATAACTGGAAATTCGAGGATAGAAATTCACGTAAAGTTCAAAATGTACAATACGATGCGTTTTAATATGACTTGTTGCATTATTTCACTTCTTAAAGCTGGAATTGGTTTTGATGATTCTAACATGATGAtgattgcccatgttcgactgtctttgaatctcggcatgttgaaacgtagttttaactgatttccttgagctgtagccaagattggtatcgatctttattaaacagcagctaacgtttcggcgatatcgccttcgtcagagcctggaagcgtcaaagccattagtgacctatcccctcaagccattagtgacctatcccctcaagcgcatcaccctacagaaagcacccaaacggtaagcaaactcaaacagcaacacataggctagtacttatctcattagctagacttgttgactcagcagaccaccacgtaacaaaaaaattaacgcCAATCATGATGATGATTGGCgttaacttttttgaaacaccGGCACGCATATGGTCTGTATTTGAGAATGCGTCGTATCGGATCCAGTGAACCAATGAACACCGAGATTTCTACTTGTTAGATTTCGTGTTTGATCTAAGGAATTTATACAGAAGCTGAAACGTAAACATTGGTTCAGACTAAGCAAAATGCACGAAAAATTAtgtttgcttaaaggcattaccccacgaatctgaggtggtgcagatttcaggtggagtattcgtataagggaagggagactacggagaggaaagtgattccgtccatttcttgctaattgccgtaaaaaacggcccggaagatgcggcgccgcacaagactggcgcgctccaatcgaacctcttgtacaaaatagtgcgccaaaacgaatgaagccgtatcttccgggccgttttttacggcaattaggaggaaatggacggaatcacctccctctccgtagtctcccatcctgtatacgaatactccacctgaaatctgcaccacctcagattcgtggggtgatgcctttaacaaactCCACACTCCTGTTGCGAAAAGCAAGCGTTCTATTGTAATTTACGCCAGTAACCACCGTaagaattcttcatttttcacagTGAAGGAATATATGGAACCGAAAATTCGCTAAAATTGATGTCCTCCCATTAACAACAACCGGCAGCATAGGTACGAcgaaagatgaaaggaaaaaaacttatacAAATGAGATTTTACTACGCTTAAGGAGTGTGGGAGAATCAATGAAAGAGATATTTTTATCCACATAGTGTGGGATCTCAGACCCTGCAGAGCAACTAAAGTTGAAGAAGAGATGACTCAAAATGGTTTGAACACTTCCACATCTGTGAGTGTATAATAAAACCGCTTAAGTGTAACAACGGAGGAAACTCGTTAGTTATTGTAGCATATTAAtatttctcgttcttttctgactttttttggTGACACAACTTCTTAGATCTTACATACGGAAACTtcaacttcaggagacatacTATagatatttgatattttacaAACATCGAACAATTATGACTTCGATGGGTCCCTCACGGGTGCTCTGGATTTTTGCAccctacttaaaggcatcaccccacgaatctggggtggcatggttttcagccgggtaatgcctaacggggtcgtagattgtggggaagatggtggttccgttcatctctccatgtaccagtgtaaacggacgacaccggagcgctatttcttacgacgatttctgTTGCAATGTGCAACCATTGCCctccgccccgcctgcgattcgtccgaatgggttttcgacgaatcgcaggtgggACGGGAGGCAATCGTTGCGCTTTGCAACAGAAACGTCACCTATTTAccctgatacagggagagataaacgaaatcaccctcttccacacaatctatgaccccgtataggcattacccggctgaaagattcatggggtgatgtctttaatcttCTTTTGTTCCAAGACTATGCGCCCCTAAGATGTCACGTAGTTAGTCAAGTTAGGAtaacatagtcgggtcaaaaggacatgaagaaTGGACAGTTTcataagtggctgcgctcgaagcggtgcagtggagagagcggttgggatcgtgtgaggatcctcgctaccgtcACCCATCTTTGCAAtttgccatggtcccacctcgattccaaacgCTGTCTCTACCGCACCTTTTCGAAGGCAGCCGCATTCGCAGCTGtgcgtgcttcatatcgtttggACGCAACTTACTTGAGTTATTAGAGGTCACTGTTGTCATTGTACAGATTACACAGGTTTTAAAAGTACTATACCACAAAACTGTCGAGTTGGCATGTCTACACGAAAGGGTATTGCTGGGGTTGTAGGTGGACATagcaaaattgaaaagtgCTAGTTGGCTAGTTTAATAAGTCATTGGTTTCATATGGCTGCCCTTTGAACCATTGTGTTAGAATAATCTTACTGTTCAGTTTTCGTATCGTGTTCATCTAGGACCGTTATATCTTAGGTCACGCTCCGAATCATTCGCATGTTAGCCGCGATTCTCGTACTTCTGCAGGAAACTAACCATAGATTTCCCATGTCATATCCAACGTTCACGTACAATTATAATTCCACTTTCtggaatgttttcaaaatggaTACATCGATCTCGAAAAAAGCATTCTTCATGGACCTTTTGGAAAGATAATAACGTCTTAAAGCGAATGATCGAGAGGGTTCTTTTACTAGCACGCTTACCCTGTCGCTCTCAAGCTGCTGATTTTATTATCATCTGCGATGCAGTTGCTATCGGTTCGCTGAGACCGTATCATCTTAGCATGCCATCATTTCAATGATTTCATGAAGGATAGCGTCAATTTCTTGCTCGACTAATCCTCATACTACGGACTATGCGCCAAACTTCCAAGCGATTCAAAATTCATAAGTAAGAGTCTGCTTCTGTGGTGTTGTTCGGGGTTGAGATTGACGTCGAAAAACACGGGAACCAAACTTCCCAGTGATCATTTACATGTCATGAGAAAAAGTGTGAATTGCATTGTTCAATAAAGCCACTAGCGTAGCATTATATTCGCGAAAACAGTAGCGACACTTCTTTGAACTGATTCTTGCACTGCATGCAGAATTTCCTTCCAATTGTACTCCAgaggttcttttttcaaggcTTTTTTGTACCTGGTACTCACCAGCAGCGGCTCGATATGTGATGCATTCGGATAAAGCCTTTTTTCACGTATTGCTTGGCATTTGAGATTGAATTCTAACAGGCTAGGTATGGGGCCTCGAGGCATGGATATAGGCATGGGGCCCCGAGCAATTCTAATAGGTGGGGCCCAGAAACACCTCCAGCGCAAGATGTCTTTGATTTGACACGTCCCTCAACGTAACTCAGTCAGTTAAAGACTGGACATAATCAGGAGAGGAAAAATTGCTATGAGGCTTCTTCAGACCATCCTCCTTTCTTGCTTCCTGCTGAGCATGTGCACATTCCGAAGAATTACCAGAACTAGACAAGTAATGCAAATTTACCGAAATTCGATCAATATGCGCGAGTGTTGATAGACAAACAAGATAACTACCACCTAATCAAtttaaaaccttttttctttccagatcGGATGCATGCCCGTGCTGTCGAGCACATTCAATGCAGATAGTACATGTTGCTTTTGCATTCCAGATTGATCCCACGAAGGGACCAGCTAACTTAATAATACAGCAAAATGGgctaatttaatttcaatttccttatcctttcattatttcattcctAGAGAAATAGCTACTAAGAAAGCATTAAATGTCTTCTGGACCTCCGCCAGGAATGATTAACAAAAATGAGCGCTTATCGATTTCCTATGACTTTATGCAGTTCGTGGGAATTTTTGAGCTATAAGACTGTCCCAagtgcagttccttaacacaGTCCAGACGCCAatatttaaaggtatcaccccaagaatctaacgtggtatggattttcgttggagtatacctatatcgggccgtcgattatgaatacaggggtggttccactaatctcttcctgtatcacTGTGAATAGAGAGCTCCGGAACGTTGTTTCCTAGGGAATGGATTTTCAACGAATTgcagaaaatccataccacgccagattcgcggggtgatgcctttaatcacacTTCATTCATCACAGGTAACAATCTAAGAACACGAGGGTTCACTAGACAGTCCAatcggtgagactggtcaatttgtttttctgtctGGAGTTCTAATGTACCTATATCTTCTAGTGTACCTAGAACGAGGGGCGATTGGCATAGAGAGAGGAGATGTTTCACTGAATATAAGCAGCAAAAATCTCGGACGATCTTCGGACTTTTGATAATGATGTGGTTGTCAGGCGATAAATAATGTTTCACCAGCGTGTCGTtgccaaaacaaaacataaatccaGTATATAATGCCGTAATTTCAGGAAGGCTTGTTGAGCAGCAAAATTAGcgtttttgcaaaaaagagATTGTCGTGGAAATTAATATTCTCCAACAAAATGATTTTGTACACGTATATGTATGCAAGAACCTTGTGTTACTCCACAAAAGTAGATTTTTTAACGCTACCCTCTCGCACCATAAATCCCATGAGTGGATTACGAAGTCAGGtgtgtgattttcttttttttgtgatttctgaAGCTTTTGTTAAAAGTGGAGAGTTACCAAATGTGTAGATACACCTGTTTACGCTTCAGTGAATCTACCGCGTAAAATTCCTAACCGATCGAAACACCGTCCCTCAACGTGCGCTGTGGACGAAAATCTCACTTCGTACTTTTCCATAGCACTGCACCAAATACTTCCTTCACGTTTATTAATTTACACATGTGTGCCCCCTAAAACCTATCAGCGCTacaaatttaaatgaaaatacagaaaaaaaaatgaagggattCTCCTGAGTTCTACGATGAAAAACCATTGAAATCTTCGAAGTTTATCAAGTTTGAGCTAAAAcaagtataaatataatatgataacTAGTACGGAATGATGGAGCATGTATTGCAGAAGGGCATTCAAATTCAACGACAACGAAACGGTAAAGGTAGGAGCTTAATGAGCGGCAGTTCAAGAACTGCCACACTGATGACTGCTGAACGGACTAGTTTACCCTCTCATTAATGAAGTTTTTAACGTCACGaagctcctgaaaaaaagatggatgaTGTCGATGACAAAATGCCAGTGAATGAAAGATAGTGGTCGCCCCACCTCTGCACAACTGCTGTGCGCCATTCCATTATAGACACGTAACTGCACGTTTGGATTGAAGGTCTTAATCATCCTTTCCGTGAGTTGACCAAATGTTAACGGTACTAGAAAATCATTTGAACCGTGTCCAAGGAAAATTGGTGTGGCGAGGTTCGCTCTGTGATTCTGAAATCAGCTCGATTATATCAAGAAGTGTTAAGAACGCAACTAATGGTTAGAAACAAGGATCACTTCCATGTGAACAGAACTCTAAGAATAATGCAATGACATTCAATAGCACGCGTTAAAGGGGCATACGGAAGGGAACACTGGGAAATCCTTAGTCCTCTCTGTGACTGTGTTATACACAGTCTAACGTTTCAGCTCTGACCTTCACCATCCGCTATCGACGCAGCTAACGAAGAGCAGTTCTGGCACTGCTACGTACTCTTAATAGCAACAAATTTTTGCGCTACCTTCCCAAAGCTTGAAGCCATCACCAGGGCAACTCAGAAGAGGAGAGTTCAACATCTAAACCTTCGCCTTAAGAGTTTATAGTATGCGTGTGTTGTTACTGCAGCATTTAACTCATGCTCTTGAATGATCATAGCATCACCGGAGAGAACAATGCACCAATCCTAACGTTGGagttcttcacaaaaagaGTCCTTAGAATAACTTGGAAGAAGATTAGGTGAAGAATAGCCAGGAAACAGGCCGGGCCAATATTCGCTACACACAGTTCCTGGACTCACTAAAGAATGGGATAGATGAAGCTCGGCATTAATTTCATCACCTTGAAGGAGAAACTCTGACCAAAATGGTAATGAAGCTCTTCACCAACCGAGCAGCTCCTCCGCTAATGGCTAATCACTTACATGACACATTTTACTCCTTCATTGTGAAAACAATCAATCTGGAATGCCCGTTTCGACACGAAGACCAAATCTGACCGATTCTTTCACAAATTCTACCAAGGAGAAATACTACCctgtagaaaacaaaaagcaagCACATCCACTCAGTAGCTAGTAGAAACATTGCCGATGCTTTCTTAGGTCTCCACCCAAAAATATTAGTAAAACCAAAAAGTTGCAATAGGTTAATAACAGAAACGTACACCAGGTAGTTTATCGCGTTGAATGAGGAACGAACTCAGTCCAACAATACCCCCGAGTTTGTGATGATAAGTCAAACCAGCATAGAGAGCAAGAGCCCCGCCCATCGAAAAACCACCAAGAATTATTTTCTCTGCTGGAATTCCATTTgcaatctaaaaaaatcataatgaCTGAATACCTGATTAAAGTGATACAAGTGAAAGTTAAGGCAACGTATCGTGAAAGTTTCGATGTATTTACATTTCTCGAAGACGTTTGGGTGAGTTGAGTTCAGCTTAGGGTGAAGACTGCGAGTATGACGTTGTCACGCTTACATTCGTAATCTAAACCCCGAACTCCACATTGTCCACGAGAGGTcgaaacatcgaaaattttatgataagctgcctttaagagaatAGGTAAGTACACACTTCAGCATCAAGCATTCCATGTACAAGTCGAGTAGCTTGCGCAATTCCTTCATCGTCTTCCCTAGAAGATGCGTCTAATCCATACAAATCGAACCAGGCCGGCATTCGCATACCCATATTAAGCGTTACTGGTCGAGATGCActgaaactgtttttttttttcacagagtATAAACAAATAGAGTCAATTCTGTGGGAAGCTTCTCAAAACTACAGAAAAGTCACCTGCTAGGACAGATATACTTTATGTTATCATGACGAATTTCATGTGCAAATACATCCGACCAACCATCACCTTGGTCACCAAGGCCGTGAAGGAAAATCACCTAAAAATACTGCACCAGCATTGAGGAGATAGTAATGTACATGTATTCATAGAGGATAACTCCCTGTGGTGCAAAAAGACGAGTGAATTATAAACTCGTCTTTATAAGAACACTACATCGATATTAGTGAcataaaggaaaagaagagggCGGGAAAAATCATTACTGTCAGTTATTCTCGAAAGAATGAAACCACAACCTATACTGTCCTCAGGTCACCATatcaaaagcaaataaaaaagaaaaaaatcgagaggAATCCGGCATTACCAATTTGTTCCTTGAGGAAAAGTCAGCTCAAAAATACGTTGTGACACTTCTCTTCTAGACTCCGTTATTACTTTCTACTTTATGACATAAACTGCACATACAAGTAGCGCTTACTCGAAGCGACATTTTTGCGATAATTGTAGAACTGTTGCTAATTATAGAAAATTCTATGCTggacgtaaaaaaaaacagaatttcaatttgcaatttgaatgaaatcaaATCCATAATGTAATAGAAAGCATATCAACCACTTGATAATAAGTGACATTGACATGAAAAGTTGGTTTTCATAATAAATTACTGAATTCTAAATTCTATGTGCCAAGAAGCAAACCACAGCAGAAAAgccatttcaaaaatgatttgGTACGCTAAATCAGGTATTCTTTCCCTACGATGCAGCCGAAACCTCACCCGGCACACCGGTCTCAACCCATAGTTCTTTAGATCAATGACATCACATAGGCGCTACAGTTGGATACAAGAAAAGTGAgccaaaatgaaaaaaaatagacccTCCAATATTTTCCTTCGTAGAAAGAGAATGCACGGAGGCGATGTTGCCAGAAATTGgattcaatcaaaaaaaaattttttttttttggaaagaagtgTTGATTTCGACTACTGGAGTTAGATGGATGTAATAAAAAGGCATTAAAGGTATGAAGATTTGGAAATACGTTTAACGTGAATATTAAACGAGTTAATGtgaattttttatattaccTTTCTCTAACTAACTACATGCTATTTGCAGATGAAACGGGAGAATATTTTATTGCAGAGCCTTCTTCCCCTCTTTTATCTTGAGCTTTTGATCCTCCTATGAGGATCCTTAAAACCATCCCAAGCTTTCGCGTTCGATATCCCAAATCAAGTACATGAATAAGTCAAAGACACTTACAGTCGACGTGTGATTCTTCTTCGCGTTGATCACAACAGGAGGCGGGGCCTGGCTCATGGCTGTACTGTGGAGTCTCGTTGCTAGGACAGACGTGAACGGTGTGACTTTCGTACACGTTTGAGGCTGTATTGCAAACGAGGCTGATAGGCCTGACAGTAGAAGTCGACTCAATGGTGCAACACTACTGGTCCACATGCATCCAGACGAAATAGCTACAATTGCACAGTCGATTTCGATGCACTAAACAGTTCAGAAGGAAGTGCGACATCCGTCCTGTGAGATTTTCGTTATCTTTACGGTAATACATGAACATTCTTATATGTAAGTGATATGTTAAATTAATACTGCAATCTCCATTGAACTGCTTTGTTCATCGAAACGGACCACACGTAAATGAACGACATGCAAATAAACTATTTCTAGCCGAAGAAAACtgtataaaaatgaaagaagagaggactaGCCAATCTTCTTTCCAGTGTACATTAACCAGTGCTCAAAACTGAATACTTGCGGATTATTAATCAAATAAAGTGTTCTtgaaattataaaaagaaactctCGAGTCAAATTAAACACCGTTATAATTCTGGAGTTcaagaattggaaaaaaaaatcgttctcaCACTAGAGGAGATCAAGCGAAGACTCGCTATAAATTACACATCAATTTACAATTACATAAAATCAGATGTGATctagaaatgagaagaaatgatCAGTGAGGAAAGTAGGAACGAAACAACCTATACTGGAGTACAAGGTAACAAGTTTGCAGGTTCACTTTCACTTCACAACTTTCCTCACTGATCTACTGCAAAAGATCCAATAATATGGTTGAACACAATAATCGTTAAgcacttttgaaaaagaaattcccgACAAAGACATCAGTTATAGAAATCCAAACACTTCATTCC
The Necator americanus strain Aroian chromosome I, whole genome shotgun sequence genome window above contains:
- a CDS encoding hypothetical protein (NECATOR_CHRI.G639.T1), which produces MIYTEAISSGCMWTSSVAPLSRLLLSGLSASFAIQPQTCTKVTPFTSVLATRLHSTAMSQAPPPVVINAKKNHTSTVIFLHGLGDQGDGWSDVFAHEIRHDNIKYICPSSASRPVTLNMGMRMPAWFDLYGLDASSREDDEGIAQATRLVHGMLDAEIANGIPAEKIILGGFSMGGALALYAGLTYHHKLGGIVGLSSFLIQRDKLPGNHRANLATPIFLGHGSNDFLVPLTFGQLTERMIKTFNPNVQLRVYNGMAHSSCAEELRDVKNFINERVN
- a CDS encoding hypothetical protein (NECATOR_CHRI.G639.T2), encoding MWTSSVAPLSRLLLSGLSASFAIQPQTCTKVTPFTSVLATRLHSTAMSQAPPPVVINAKKNHTSTVIFLHGLGDQGDGWSDVFAHEIRHDNIKYICPSSASRPVTLNMGMRMPAWFDLYGLDASSREDDEGIAQATRLVHGMLDAEIANGIPAEKIILGGFSMGGALALYAGLTYHHKLGGIVGLSSFLIQRDKLPGNHRANLATPIFLGHGSNDFLVPLTFGQLTERMIKTFNPNVQLRVYNGMAHSSCAEELRDVKNFINERVN